The Candidatus Pantoea soli genome window below encodes:
- the mlc gene encoding sugar metabolism global transcriptional regulator Mlc translates to MNLDSQPGHIDQIKQTNAGVVYRLIDHYGPISRIELSKRAQLAPASITKIVREMLDAHLVQETEFQEPGSRGRPAIGLILDTVAWHYLAVRIQPGFITLTLRDLSSRTLQEDRLPLAASAAMPLLTRLQELVDAFFIRHQHLLERLTAIAITLPGLINAASGVVHRMPGYDVQEMPLGETLSARSGLPVFVQHDISAWTLAESLFGASRGAQDVIQIVIDETVGAGVISGGQLLHKSGRALVEIGHTQIDPYGQQCYCGNHGCLETVASTGSLLQLAAQRLPAQPESRLHQQALTLESLCQAALQGDRLAHDVIAGVGHHIGRMLAMMVNIFNPQQILIGSPLNLAADVLFPAVSSTIRQQALPAYSEAIQLAPAAFNDPGTLGAAALIKDAMYSGHLLVKLLQG, encoded by the coding sequence GTGAATCTGGACAGTCAGCCTGGCCACATTGACCAAATTAAACAGACCAACGCAGGTGTGGTTTACCGACTGATTGACCATTACGGCCCGATTTCGCGTATTGAGCTTTCTAAACGTGCCCAGCTGGCGCCAGCCAGTATCACCAAAATTGTGCGTGAAATGCTGGATGCGCATCTGGTGCAGGAAACAGAGTTTCAGGAGCCCGGCAGCCGCGGACGCCCCGCCATTGGTTTGATCCTCGACACCGTTGCCTGGCACTATCTGGCGGTGCGTATTCAACCGGGCTTTATCACACTAACGCTGCGCGATCTCAGCAGCCGTACGCTGCAGGAAGATCGCCTGCCGCTGGCCGCCAGCGCGGCGATGCCGCTGCTGACGCGGCTGCAGGAGCTGGTCGACGCCTTCTTTATCCGTCATCAGCACCTGCTGGAGCGCCTGACGGCCATTGCCATTACCCTGCCGGGCCTGATCAATGCCGCTTCAGGCGTGGTGCACCGTATGCCCGGCTACGACGTGCAGGAGATGCCGCTGGGGGAAACCCTGTCAGCGCGCAGCGGGCTGCCGGTGTTTGTGCAGCACGACATTTCTGCCTGGACGCTGGCGGAGTCGCTGTTTGGTGCCTCACGCGGCGCGCAGGATGTGATTCAGATCGTGATAGATGAAACCGTCGGTGCCGGCGTGATCAGCGGTGGCCAGCTGCTGCATAAAAGCGGGCGCGCGCTGGTGGAAATCGGCCATACGCAAATCGATCCTTACGGCCAGCAGTGCTACTGCGGCAACCATGGCTGTCTGGAAACGGTGGCCAGCACCGGCAGCCTGCTGCAGCTGGCGGCACAGCGCCTGCCTGCGCAGCCCGAGAGCCGGCTGCATCAGCAGGCGCTGACGCTGGAAAGCCTGTGTCAGGCCGCTCTGCAGGGCGATCGTCTGGCGCATGATGTGATTGCCGGAGTCGGTCACCATATCGGCCGTATGCTGGCGATGATGGTCAATATCTTTAATCCGCAACAAATCCTTATTGGCTCGCCACTCAATCTGGCGGCAGACGTGCTGTTTCCCGCCGTGAGCAGCACCATCCGGCAGCAGGCGCTGCCCGCCTACAGTGAAGCCATTCAGCTGGCACCGGCCGCTTTTAACGATCCTGGTACGCTGGGCGCGGCGGCGCTGATCAAAGATGCGATGTACAGCGGCCATCTGCTGGTGAAACTGCTGCAGGGATAA
- a CDS encoding MFS transporter: MSRPSSAVTLHNDDLSTRQPAVPDSAWIERGSPRFFRVTLALFSAGLATFALLYCVQPILPVLSQQFGVSPAESSVSLSLSTALMALGLLFTGPLSDAIGRKSVMVTSLTLAALCTLVSATMSSWHGILLMRALTGLSLSGVAAVGMTYLSEEMHPRVVAFSMGLYISGNSIGGMSGRLLSGVLTDFFSWRIAIGVIGACALAGALMFWKILPASRHFRPASLRPRSLLLNFRLHWRDKGLPLLFAEGFLLMGAFVTLFNYIGYRLLSAPWSLSQAVVGLLSVVYLTGSWSSPKAGAMTSRYGRGPVMIAATAVMLSGLLLTVFSSLWIILPGMMLFTAGFFAAHSVASGWIGPRARRAKGQASSLYLFSYYLGSSVAGTFGGVFWHQYGWPGVTVFISVLLVLALLTGLRLQGRKL; this comes from the coding sequence GTGAGTCGCCCTTCATCCGCAGTGACACTGCATAACGACGATCTCTCCACCCGCCAGCCTGCAGTGCCGGATTCAGCCTGGATTGAACGCGGATCGCCGCGCTTTTTCCGCGTGACGCTGGCACTGTTCTCGGCCGGACTGGCCACCTTCGCCCTGCTTTACTGCGTACAGCCGATCCTGCCGGTGCTGTCACAGCAGTTTGGCGTATCCCCTGCGGAAAGCAGCGTGTCGCTCTCCCTTTCCACCGCCCTGATGGCGCTGGGTCTGCTGTTTACCGGCCCGCTTTCGGATGCCATTGGCCGTAAATCGGTGATGGTGACATCGCTGACGCTTGCCGCACTGTGCACGCTGGTATCCGCCACCATGAGCAGCTGGCACGGCATTCTGCTGATGCGCGCGCTGACCGGGTTATCCCTCAGCGGCGTGGCGGCAGTCGGCATGACCTATCTGAGTGAAGAGATGCATCCCCGGGTGGTTGCGTTCTCAATGGGGCTGTATATCAGCGGCAATTCGATTGGTGGCATGAGCGGACGACTGCTGAGCGGCGTACTGACCGATTTCTTCTCATGGCGGATAGCGATCGGCGTGATCGGTGCCTGTGCGCTGGCGGGCGCGCTGATGTTCTGGAAAATTCTGCCGGCGTCGCGCCATTTCCGTCCGGCTTCGCTGCGCCCGCGCAGCCTGCTGCTGAACTTCCGTCTGCACTGGCGTGACAAAGGCCTGCCGCTGCTGTTTGCCGAAGGTTTTCTGCTGATGGGGGCGTTTGTCACCCTGTTCAACTACATCGGTTACCGGCTGCTGAGTGCGCCCTGGTCGCTGAGCCAGGCGGTTGTGGGCTTGCTGTCGGTAGTGTATCTCACTGGTTCATGGAGTTCGCCCAAAGCCGGAGCGATGACCAGCCGCTACGGGCGCGGCCCGGTGATGATTGCCGCCACGGCAGTCATGCTGAGCGGACTGCTGCTGACGGTGTTCAGCTCGCTGTGGATTATTCTGCCTGGCATGATGCTGTTTACCGCCGGCTTCTTTGCGGCGCATTCGGTGGCCAGCGGCTGGATTGGCCCGCGCGCGCGGCGCGCGAAAGGCCAGGCGTCATCGCTGTATCTGTTCAGCTACTACCTCGGCTCCAGCGTGGCCGGCACCTTCGGCGGCGTGTTCTGGCACCAGTATGGCTGGCCGGGCGTCACGGTGTTTATCAGCGTATTGCTGGTGCTGGCGCTGCTGACCGGCCTGCGTTTGCAGGGCCGGAAACTGTAA
- a CDS encoding sugar transporter, with translation MQSTTVSRKTAWLRVVLLAIAAFVFNTTEFVPVGLLSDIADSFAMKTADVGIMLTIYAWVVALLSLPLMLLTRNIERRLLLAVLFVLFVASHVLSSFAWDFTSLVISRIGIALAHAVFWSITASLAIRVAPAGKKTQALSMLATGTALAMVLGVPIGRIVGQYLGWRTTFGMIGLSALVLMILLVRVLPRLPSEHTGSLSSVPMLFRRPALVAMYLLVTVVVTAHYTAYSYIEPFMQLVANADENFTTLLLLLFGSAGILGSLLFSTLGNKFPSGLLIAAIALITLCMGLLLFAAVRPAAIVLLCIIWGMAMMMIGLAMQVRVLSLAPDATDVAMSLFSGIYNIGIGAGALLGNQVSEHLQMSDVGNVGGLIGLAALFWCIAIFRRYPQLRSNG, from the coding sequence ATGCAATCAACTACCGTTTCACGTAAAACAGCCTGGCTGCGCGTTGTGCTGCTGGCCATCGCGGCTTTTGTCTTTAACACCACCGAGTTTGTGCCGGTCGGCCTGCTGTCCGATATTGCCGACAGCTTTGCCATGAAAACCGCCGATGTCGGCATCATGCTCACCATCTATGCCTGGGTGGTGGCGCTGTTGTCGCTGCCGCTGATGCTGCTGACACGCAACATTGAACGCCGGCTGCTGCTGGCGGTGCTGTTTGTGCTGTTTGTCGCCAGTCACGTCCTCTCTTCGTTCGCGTGGGATTTCACCTCGCTGGTGATTTCACGTATCGGTATTGCCCTGGCACACGCGGTGTTCTGGTCAATCACTGCGTCGCTGGCGATTCGCGTGGCACCGGCAGGGAAAAAAACCCAGGCGCTGAGTATGCTGGCGACCGGCACCGCCCTGGCGATGGTGCTCGGGGTGCCGATTGGCCGTATCGTCGGGCAATATCTTGGCTGGCGCACCACCTTTGGCATGATCGGTCTCTCCGCGCTGGTGCTGATGATTCTGCTGGTGCGCGTCCTGCCGCGCCTGCCCAGCGAGCATACCGGTTCGCTCAGCAGCGTACCGATGCTGTTTCGCCGTCCGGCGCTGGTGGCAATGTACCTGCTGGTCACCGTGGTGGTCACCGCGCACTATACCGCTTACAGCTATATTGAGCCCTTTATGCAGCTGGTGGCGAACGCGGACGAGAACTTTACCACCCTGCTGCTGCTGCTGTTTGGATCGGCGGGGATTCTGGGCAGCCTGCTGTTCAGCACGCTGGGCAATAAGTTTCCGTCCGGGCTGCTGATCGCTGCCATTGCGCTGATCACCCTGTGCATGGGGCTGTTGCTGTTCGCGGCCGTGCGCCCGGCGGCTATCGTGCTGCTGTGCATCATCTGGGGTATGGCCATGATGATGATTGGCCTGGCTATGCAGGTGCGCGTACTGTCGCTGGCACCCGACGCCACAGATGTCGCGATGTCGCTGTTTTCCGGCATCTATAACATCGGTATTGGCGCCGGCGCGTTACTGGGTAACCAGGTCAGCGAGCATCTGCAGATGTCCGATGTGGGAAATGTCGGCGGGCTGATTGGCCTGGCAGCCCTGTTCTGGTGTATCGCCATCTTCCGGCGCTATCCGCAGCTACGCTCTAACGGGTAA
- the rhaM gene encoding L-rhamnose mutarotase: MLRKAFVMQVHAHCHDEYLRRHTPIWPELAQTLKDHGVHHYAIWLDAERHLLFASVDIESEARWQAIAQTEVCQRWWASMKTLMPVNADNSPVSSELQPMFYLR; this comes from the coding sequence ATGTTGCGTAAGGCCTTCGTTATGCAGGTGCATGCGCACTGCCACGATGAATATCTGCGCCGCCACACGCCCATCTGGCCGGAGCTGGCGCAGACGCTGAAAGACCACGGTGTGCACCATTACGCCATCTGGCTGGACGCAGAGCGCCATCTGCTGTTCGCCAGCGTCGACATTGAATCGGAGGCGCGCTGGCAGGCCATTGCGCAGACGGAGGTGTGCCAGCGCTGGTGGGCGTCCATGAAAACCCTGATGCCCGTCAACGCCGATAACAGCCCGGTGAGCAGCGAACTGCAGCCCATGTTTTATCTGCGCTGA
- the rhaD gene encoding rhamnulose-1-phosphate aldolase, with translation MQNILNAGFVQGMVKVTSDMWLKGWDERNGGNVSLRLLPEEVSAFRADFYPEPRCIELSQPVPALAGDWFIVTGSGKFFRNVQLDPADCLALLQVDDSGLAYKIHWGLCHGGLPTSELAAHFQSHSVRKQLSQGADRVIMHCHATHFMALSYVVNLDPARFTRLLWEGSTECLVVFPEGVGILPWMVPGTDAIGQATADAMTKHSLVMWPFHGVFGAGPTLDETFGLIDTAEKASEVVVKVLSMGGIRQSITTEQLMELAERFDVRPWQAALQAERSDVA, from the coding sequence ATGCAAAACATACTTAACGCCGGGTTTGTGCAGGGCATGGTCAAAGTGACCAGTGATATGTGGCTTAAAGGCTGGGATGAGCGCAACGGCGGCAATGTCAGCCTGCGTCTGCTGCCGGAGGAGGTCAGCGCCTTCCGCGCAGATTTTTACCCCGAGCCGCGCTGCATTGAACTGAGCCAGCCCGTGCCGGCGCTGGCCGGTGACTGGTTTATCGTGACCGGTTCCGGCAAGTTTTTCCGCAACGTCCAGCTCGATCCAGCTGACTGTCTGGCGCTGCTGCAGGTGGATGACAGCGGGTTAGCTTACAAAATACACTGGGGCTTGTGTCATGGCGGCCTGCCGACCTCCGAACTGGCGGCGCATTTTCAGTCCCACAGCGTGCGCAAGCAGCTTTCACAGGGGGCCGATCGCGTCATTATGCATTGTCACGCTACGCATTTTATGGCGCTGAGCTATGTGGTTAATCTGGACCCGGCCCGCTTCACGCGCCTGTTGTGGGAGGGCAGCACGGAGTGTCTGGTGGTGTTCCCGGAGGGAGTAGGCATTCTGCCGTGGATGGTACCAGGCACCGATGCGATTGGTCAGGCGACCGCAGATGCCATGACAAAGCACAGCCTGGTGATGTGGCCGTTTCACGGTGTGTTTGGTGCCGGCCCGACGCTGGATGAGACGTTTGGCCTGATCGATACGGCAGAAAAAGCGTCTGAAGTGGTGGTAAAAGTGCTGTCAATGGGCGGCATCCGCCAGAGTATCACCACTGAACAGCTGATGGAGCTGGCCGAGCGCTTTGATGTCCGGCCGTGGCAGGCCGCGCTGCAGGCGGAGCGCAGTGATGTTGCGTAA
- the rhaS gene encoding HTH-type transcriptional activator RhaS, with protein MTMLHSADFFPAGDYAIAIEPRVPQQAFPEHHHDFHEIVLVEQGSGIHIFNGQPQTLSAGCVCFVRDHDRHLYEQTENLCLTNVLYRSPADFRFLSGLQALLPREEAGQYPSHWRVNQKVMAQALQLVNQMQQHASWSLERQAHQEQLFLQLLVLLREAAHNPEAQDAEARLHRLLDWLNAHYSEDIAWDALADRFSLPLRTLHRQMKQQTGSTPQRYLNRLRLLQARHLLRHSDMRITDIAFQCGFGDSNHFSTLFRREFGCAPRMERQQMV; from the coding sequence ATGACGATGTTGCACAGTGCTGATTTCTTCCCGGCCGGGGATTACGCGATTGCCATTGAACCCCGCGTACCCCAGCAGGCTTTTCCGGAGCATCATCATGATTTCCATGAAATCGTGCTGGTAGAACAGGGTTCCGGCATTCACATTTTCAATGGCCAGCCCCAAACCCTGAGTGCCGGATGCGTCTGTTTCGTGCGCGATCACGACCGGCATCTCTATGAGCAGACGGAGAACCTGTGCCTGACAAATGTGCTGTACCGCAGCCCGGCGGACTTTCGCTTCCTTTCCGGCCTGCAGGCATTGCTGCCGCGTGAGGAGGCGGGGCAATACCCTTCCCACTGGCGCGTTAACCAGAAGGTGATGGCCCAGGCGTTACAGCTGGTTAACCAGATGCAGCAGCACGCCAGCTGGTCGCTGGAACGCCAGGCCCATCAGGAGCAGCTGTTTCTGCAACTGCTGGTACTGCTGCGCGAAGCGGCTCACAATCCGGAAGCGCAGGATGCGGAAGCCAGACTGCACCGGTTGCTCGACTGGCTGAACGCCCATTACAGTGAGGACATTGCCTGGGATGCGCTGGCGGATCGTTTCTCACTCCCGCTGCGCACGCTGCACCGGCAGATGAAGCAGCAGACCGGCAGCACGCCGCAGCGCTATCTCAACCGCCTGCGCCTGCTGCAGGCCCGTCATCTGCTGCGTCACAGCGATATGCGCATTACGGACATCGCCTTCCAGTGTGGATTTGGGGACAGCAACCACTTTTCCACCCTGTTCCGGCGTGAATTTGGCTGCGCGCCCCGCATGGAGCGCCAGCAGATGGTGTAA
- the bioD gene encoding dethiobiotin synthase: MKTLFITGTDTAVGKTVVSRALLQCFARANLCAAGYKPVARSAQQTPEGLRNKDALLLQQASGLSLAYSAVNPVLLTEQERATRPAEPVNFSLLSRGLADLQQRADRVVVEGTGGWRSLLNHLHPLSGWVQQEQLPVILVAGIKEGCISHALLTAEAIARDGLPLAGWVANRINPGLAHYAQIIDVLREKLGAPLLGELPYLPRAEQRDLSDYLDISALHSESAKPAA; the protein is encoded by the coding sequence GTGAAAACGCTTTTTATCACCGGAACCGACACTGCGGTGGGTAAGACCGTGGTTTCCCGTGCACTGCTGCAGTGCTTTGCCCGGGCGAATCTGTGCGCAGCCGGTTATAAACCGGTGGCGCGCAGTGCACAGCAGACGCCAGAAGGTTTACGTAATAAAGACGCGCTGTTGCTGCAGCAGGCCTCTGGCCTCAGTCTGGCCTACAGCGCCGTGAATCCCGTACTGCTGACGGAGCAGGAAAGGGCGACCCGGCCGGCAGAGCCGGTGAATTTTTCCTTGCTGAGTCGCGGCCTGGCGGATTTGCAACAGCGCGCCGATCGCGTCGTGGTCGAGGGCACCGGCGGCTGGCGCAGCCTGCTGAACCACCTGCACCCGCTTTCTGGCTGGGTGCAGCAGGAGCAGCTGCCGGTCATTCTGGTGGCCGGGATCAAGGAGGGCTGCATCAGTCATGCGCTGCTGACCGCAGAAGCGATCGCCCGGGACGGTTTGCCCTTAGCTGGCTGGGTGGCAAACCGCATCAATCCGGGGCTGGCACATTATGCGCAGATCATCGACGTGCTGCGCGAAAAGCTTGGCGCACCGCTGCTGGGTGAGCTGCCTTACCTGCCGCGCGCAGAGCAGCGCGACCTCAGTGATTATCTGGATATCAGCGCGCTGCACAGCGAGAGTGCAAAACCCGCCGCATGA
- a CDS encoding LysR family transcriptional regulator, which yields MNIELRHLRYFVAVAEELHFGRAAQRLHISQPPLSQQIQQLEQAMAARLFSRTNRSVQLTPAGEAFLQDARATLLQVEQAVQRAARIHHGQEGELRIGFTSSAPFTGLMSDALYQFRQRWPEVHIQMQENNTRQQLTPLHEGRLDLGVMRNTPLPADLQYRLLLREPLSAVVHWAHPLADAETLSVQALASEPFVFFDPQGGTALYSEILALLHRYQITPFITQEVGEAMTILGLVATGLGVSILPASFRRARLADVVWLPLQEKDATSEVWLVWSAQREPTAQMRNMMDLLLRGAEK from the coding sequence ATGAATATTGAGCTGCGCCATTTGCGCTATTTTGTCGCCGTCGCGGAAGAGCTGCATTTTGGCCGCGCCGCGCAGCGGCTGCATATTTCCCAGCCGCCGCTCAGCCAGCAGATTCAGCAGCTGGAGCAGGCGATGGCGGCCCGGCTGTTTAGCCGCACCAACCGCAGCGTGCAGCTGACGCCGGCCGGTGAGGCCTTTTTACAGGACGCGCGTGCCACGCTGCTACAGGTTGAGCAGGCGGTGCAGCGCGCTGCGCGCATTCATCACGGCCAGGAAGGGGAACTGCGGATTGGCTTTACGTCGTCCGCGCCTTTTACCGGCCTGATGTCCGATGCGCTGTATCAGTTCCGCCAGCGCTGGCCGGAAGTGCACATTCAGATGCAGGAAAACAATACGCGTCAGCAGTTGACCCCGCTGCATGAAGGGCGGCTGGATCTGGGTGTGATGCGTAATACACCGCTGCCTGCCGATTTACAGTACCGGCTGCTGCTGCGTGAGCCGTTAAGCGCGGTGGTTCACTGGGCCCACCCGCTGGCTGATGCGGAAACCCTCTCGGTTCAGGCGCTGGCCAGCGAGCCATTTGTCTTTTTTGATCCGCAGGGCGGCACCGCGCTGTACAGTGAAATCCTGGCGCTGCTGCACCGCTACCAGATTACCCCGTTTATTACCCAGGAAGTGGGCGAAGCGATGACCATTCTTGGCCTGGTGGCAACCGGACTTGGCGTATCCATTCTGCCGGCCTCGTTCCGGCGCGCCCGGCTGGCTGATGTGGTGTGGCTGCCGCTGCAGGAGAAGGACGCCACCTCGGAAGTGTGGCTGGTGTGGTCGGCGCAGCGCGAGCCCACGGCGCAGATGCGCAACATGATGGATTTACTGCTGCGCGGTGCGGAAAAATAA
- the rhaB gene encoding rhamnulokinase has translation MSMRNVVAIDIGASSGRVMLAQWTPGSQQLTLREVRRFANQRVQRAGYDCWDLETLEKEMRAGLQQLMQEGIVPDSIGIDTWGVDLVLLDAAGNRVGEAVSYRDGRTAGLMAQASRDLGQQNIYQRTGIQFLPFNTLYQLRALHQQQPDWQAKVKHALMIPDYLHYRLTGVMNWEYTNATTTQLLNITSGEWDRELLAWAGAEAAWFGPVSTPGNTVGHWISPGGHAVPVIAVATHDTASAVLATPLTGDAAAYLSSGTWSLMGVESLQPVISTAALQANLTNEGGAEGYRVLKNIMGLWLLQRVCTELHIRDLCQLVAAAEAEPACRALINPNDPRFINPDNMVQAIQAACAEQDMPVPRTAAALARTIFDSLALLYCQTLQELSALRAIPLRQLHIVGGGSQNPLLNQLCADACQLPVLAGPVEASTLGNAGCQLIALGDLPDVAALRRCISRNFPSDLFTPQNASVLAAHQARFAALSQPAKEPAYDKAD, from the coding sequence ATGAGTATGCGTAACGTTGTTGCCATTGATATTGGTGCGTCCAGCGGGCGGGTCATGCTGGCGCAGTGGACACCCGGAAGCCAGCAGCTCACCCTGCGTGAAGTGCGGCGTTTTGCTAATCAGCGTGTGCAGCGGGCCGGCTATGACTGCTGGGACCTGGAGACGCTGGAAAAAGAGATGCGCGCGGGTCTGCAGCAGCTAATGCAGGAAGGCATCGTGCCGGACAGTATCGGTATTGATACCTGGGGCGTGGATCTGGTGCTGCTGGATGCGGCGGGCAACCGCGTCGGGGAAGCGGTGAGCTACCGTGATGGCCGCACCGCCGGCCTGATGGCGCAGGCCAGCCGCGACCTCGGTCAGCAGAATATCTATCAGCGTACCGGCATTCAGTTTCTGCCGTTCAATACCCTGTATCAGCTGCGCGCTCTGCATCAGCAGCAGCCTGACTGGCAGGCGAAAGTGAAACATGCGCTGATGATTCCGGATTATCTGCACTATCGTCTCACCGGGGTCATGAACTGGGAATACACCAACGCCACCACCACACAGCTACTGAATATCACCAGCGGCGAGTGGGATCGCGAACTGCTGGCGTGGGCAGGGGCAGAGGCCGCGTGGTTTGGCCCGGTCAGCACGCCGGGTAACACGGTCGGACACTGGATCAGCCCCGGCGGTCATGCCGTTCCGGTGATTGCCGTTGCCACGCATGATACGGCCAGCGCGGTGCTGGCGACGCCGCTGACCGGTGACGCGGCGGCCTATCTCAGTTCCGGCACCTGGTCGCTGATGGGCGTTGAAAGCCTGCAGCCGGTGATCAGCACCGCCGCACTGCAGGCCAATCTCACCAATGAGGGCGGTGCGGAAGGATACCGCGTGCTGAAAAATATCATGGGGCTCTGGCTGCTGCAGCGTGTGTGCACAGAACTGCATATCCGCGATCTCTGCCAGCTGGTGGCAGCGGCGGAGGCAGAGCCCGCCTGTCGGGCGCTGATAAACCCTAATGATCCGCGCTTTATCAATCCTGACAATATGGTTCAGGCGATCCAGGCTGCCTGCGCTGAACAGGACATGCCGGTACCGCGCACGGCGGCGGCGCTGGCGCGCACCATTTTTGACAGCCTGGCGCTGCTCTATTGCCAGACGCTGCAGGAGCTGAGCGCATTGCGCGCCATTCCGCTGCGGCAGTTACACATCGTGGGTGGCGGCAGCCAGAACCCGTTGCTCAATCAGCTGTGCGCAGATGCCTGCCAGCTGCCGGTGCTTGCCGGGCCGGTGGAAGCCTCCACCCTCGGCAATGCTGGCTGCCAGCTGATCGCACTGGGCGACCTGCCGGATGTGGCTGCACTGCGCCGCTGCATCAGCCGCAATTTTCCTTCTGACCTTTTTACCCCGCAGAACGCCAGCGTGCTCGCAGCCCATCAGGCTCGCTTTGCCGCGCTGAGCCAACCCGCTAAGGAACCCGCTTATGACAAAGCTGATTGA
- a CDS encoding L-rhamnose isomerase: MTKLIEQAFELAKQRYAATGVNVEQVLDQLDRIPVSMHCWQGDDVRGFENPQGLLTGGIQATGNYPGRARNAAELRADLEQAMALIPGAKRLNLHAIYLESDGPVARDEIEPQHFRGWVTWAKQHQLGLDFNPTCFSHAKSADGFTLAHADAGIRQFWIDHCKASRRISAWFGEQLGTASVMNIWVPDGMKDLTVDRFAPRQRLASALDEIIREPLNPQHHIDAVESKLFGIGAESYTVGSNEFCFGYACSRQTALTLDAGHFHPTEVISDKISAALLYVPRLLLHVSRPVRWDSDHVVLLDDETQAIAHEIARQNAFDRVHIGLDFFDASINRIAAWVIGTRNAKKALLRALLEPTASLRQLEQAGDYTARLALLEEQKSLPWQAVWEAWCLRHDVPADASWLSEVRQYEQHILRQRQG; encoded by the coding sequence ATGACAAAGCTGATTGAACAAGCCTTTGAGCTGGCGAAACAGCGCTATGCCGCCACGGGCGTTAACGTGGAACAGGTACTGGACCAGCTGGATCGGATTCCGGTCTCCATGCACTGCTGGCAGGGCGATGACGTCCGCGGCTTTGAGAACCCGCAGGGGCTGCTGACTGGCGGAATTCAGGCCACCGGCAACTATCCGGGCCGGGCGCGTAATGCCGCAGAGCTGCGTGCCGATCTGGAACAGGCGATGGCACTGATTCCAGGCGCGAAGCGGCTGAATTTGCACGCTATCTATCTGGAAAGCGACGGGCCGGTTGCGCGGGATGAAATCGAACCGCAGCACTTTCGTGGCTGGGTGACCTGGGCAAAGCAGCATCAGCTGGGGCTGGATTTTAATCCCACCTGTTTTTCGCATGCGAAAAGTGCGGATGGCTTTACGCTGGCACACGCTGATGCCGGCATCCGGCAGTTCTGGATCGATCACTGTAAAGCCAGCCGGCGCATCTCTGCCTGGTTTGGGGAACAGCTGGGCACGGCATCGGTCATGAACATCTGGGTACCGGATGGGATGAAAGATCTTACGGTGGATCGCTTCGCGCCGCGTCAGCGGCTGGCCAGCGCGCTGGATGAGATTATTCGCGAGCCGCTCAATCCGCAGCACCATATTGATGCCGTAGAGAGCAAGCTGTTCGGCATTGGCGCAGAGAGTTACACCGTCGGCTCAAACGAATTCTGCTTCGGCTATGCCTGCAGCCGCCAGACCGCGCTGACGCTGGATGCCGGACACTTTCATCCCACGGAAGTGATCTCCGACAAAATTTCCGCCGCCTTACTGTATGTGCCGCGCCTGCTGCTGCACGTCAGCCGTCCGGTACGCTGGGATAGCGATCACGTGGTGCTGCTTGATGATGAAACCCAGGCTATCGCCCACGAAATTGCCCGCCAGAACGCCTTTGACCGGGTGCATATTGGCCTCGATTTTTTTGACGCTTCCATTAACCGCATCGCCGCCTGGGTGATTGGCACACGCAATGCGAAAAAGGCCCTGCTGCGCGCGCTGCTGGAACCGACGGCATCGTTACGGCAGCTGGAGCAGGCGGGCGATTACACGGCGCGGCTGGCGCTGCTGGAGGAGCAGAAATCACTGCCGTGGCAGGCGGTCTGGGAGGCCTGGTGCCTGCGGCACGACGTGCCGGCCGATGCCAGCTGGCTGAGCGAGGTCCGTCAGTATGAACAACACATTTTGCGTCAACGCCAGGGGTAA